A section of the Serratia liquefaciens ATCC 27592 genome encodes:
- a CDS encoding BCCT family transporter, translating to MSQNDTEIVARRSHINPPVFFISAALIIVLVAFAAFYPELADRKFKALQQGIFTNASWFYILAVALILLSVTYLGLSRYGNIKLGPDHAQPDFSYVSWFAMLFSAGMGIGLMFFGVAEPVMHYLSPPTGTPETVEAAKQAMRLTFFHWGLHAWAIYAIVALILAFFSYRHGLPLTLRSALYPIIGDRIYGPIGHAVDIFAVIGTVFGVATSLGYGVLQVNAGLNHLFGLPINATVQVVLIVVITGLATLSVVSGLDKGIRILSELNLGLAVLLLVLVGTLGPTVLLLKSFVENTGGYLSDIVNKTFNLYAYEPKSSNWLGGWTLLYWGWWLSWSPFVGMFIARVSRGRTIREFVTGVLFVPAGFTLLWMTVFGNSAINLIMNEGARDLANTVQNDVALALFNFLEHFPFSNILSFIAMAMVVVFFVTSADSGAMVVDTLASGGSDQTPIWQRIFWASLMGLVAIALLIAGGLSALQTVTIASALPFSMILLVSIYGLLKALRIDAYKRDSQMMTTIAPTAARNPISWQRRLRNIAYFPKRSQVKRFVGEVVQPAMALVEAELAKQNTTSSIDDSQDDRIRFEVDLGEDLNFVYEVRLRAYIQPAFALAGLKDEERDEEHKYYRGEVHLKEGGQDYDVMGWTQEQIIHDILDQYEKHLHFLHLVR from the coding sequence ATGAGCCAAAACGACACTGAAATTGTGGCACGTCGTAGCCATATCAATCCTCCGGTATTTTTTATATCTGCCGCTTTAATCATCGTCCTGGTGGCCTTTGCCGCCTTCTATCCTGAGTTAGCCGATCGTAAGTTCAAGGCGCTGCAACAGGGTATTTTCACTAACGCCAGCTGGTTTTACATTCTGGCGGTCGCCCTGATCCTGCTGAGCGTGACCTATCTGGGTTTATCGCGTTACGGCAATATCAAGCTCGGGCCGGATCACGCCCAGCCAGACTTCAGCTATGTTTCCTGGTTTGCCATGCTGTTTTCCGCCGGTATGGGCATTGGTCTGATGTTCTTTGGCGTCGCCGAACCGGTGATGCACTACCTTTCTCCCCCGACCGGGACACCGGAAACAGTGGAAGCGGCTAAACAGGCCATGCGCCTAACCTTCTTCCACTGGGGCCTGCATGCCTGGGCGATTTATGCCATCGTGGCGCTGATCCTGGCGTTCTTCAGCTACCGTCATGGCCTGCCCTTGACGCTGCGTTCCGCGCTTTATCCCATCATCGGCGATCGCATATACGGGCCAATTGGCCACGCAGTCGATATTTTTGCGGTAATAGGTACCGTATTCGGCGTCGCGACCTCCCTGGGCTACGGCGTGTTGCAGGTTAACGCCGGGCTTAATCACCTGTTCGGCTTGCCGATCAATGCAACGGTGCAGGTGGTGCTGATCGTGGTGATCACCGGGCTGGCAACGTTGTCGGTGGTTTCCGGGTTGGATAAGGGCATCCGTATTCTGTCCGAACTGAACCTCGGCCTGGCGGTGCTGCTGCTGGTCCTGGTGGGTACACTCGGCCCGACCGTGCTGTTGCTGAAATCCTTTGTTGAAAATACCGGCGGCTATCTTTCCGATATCGTCAATAAAACCTTTAACCTTTACGCTTACGAGCCGAAATCCAGCAACTGGCTGGGGGGCTGGACTCTGCTGTATTGGGGCTGGTGGCTATCCTGGTCACCGTTCGTCGGCATGTTTATCGCCCGCGTTTCACGCGGACGTACCATCCGTGAATTCGTTACCGGCGTGTTGTTCGTTCCGGCGGGCTTTACGCTGCTGTGGATGACCGTTTTCGGCAACAGCGCCATTAATTTGATCATGAACGAAGGGGCGCGCGATCTGGCCAATACGGTGCAAAACGACGTAGCCCTGGCGTTGTTCAACTTCCTGGAGCACTTCCCGTTCTCTAATATTCTGTCGTTTATCGCCATGGCGATGGTCGTGGTGTTCTTCGTCACGTCGGCAGACTCTGGGGCGATGGTGGTTGATACGCTGGCTTCGGGCGGTTCGGATCAAACCCCTATATGGCAGCGGATCTTTTGGGCTTCCCTGATGGGTCTGGTGGCGATTGCGTTGTTGATTGCCGGCGGTTTAAGCGCATTGCAAACCGTGACTATTGCCAGCGCCCTGCCGTTTTCGATGATCCTGCTGGTCTCAATCTACGGGTTGTTAAAAGCCTTACGTATCGACGCCTACAAACGCGACAGCCAGATGATGACCACGATTGCGCCGACCGCCGCGCGCAACCCGATCTCATGGCAGCGGCGTTTGCGTAATATTGCCTATTTCCCGAAACGTTCTCAGGTAAAACGCTTTGTCGGTGAAGTGGTTCAACCGGCGATGGCGCTGGTGGAAGCCGAACTGGCCAAGCAAAATACCACCTCCTCGATTGACGATTCTCAAGACGATCGCATCCGTTTCGAAGTCGATTTAGGGGAAGATCTGAACTTTGTCTATGAAGTGCGCCTGCGCGCTTACATTCAACCGGCCTTTGCTCTGGCGGGGTTGAAAGATGAGGAACGCGACGAGGAACATAAATACTATCGCGGTGAGGTTCATCTGAAGGAAGGGGGCCAGGATTACGATGTGATGGGCTGGACGCAAGAACAGATCATTCACGATATTCTCGACCAGTACGAGAAGCACCTGCACTTCCTGCATTTGGTGCGTTAG
- a CDS encoding c-type cytochrome: MKKQAKLTLLSLLLLGGSAVQAADNGELSGAALIKKGEQIAISSDCQACHTKPEGGTPFAGGYGISSPMGVIYATNITPSNAEGIGSYSEEQFARAVRDGIRADGTHLYPAMPYTSYTRLSDADIKALYAYFMHGVKPVDQKNTLTDLPFPFNLRFSMAAWNLLFLKDGRFAPDAAKSEQWNRGAYLVNGPGHCDTCHTPRNLLMAEDSSQALAGGMVGSWYAPNITSDPISGIGGWSNQQLVQYLKTGRVVGKNQAAGGMAEAIENSLQYFSDDDLAAIAVYLKSTTPVRDAKDSQPADSYGKPLNVEPQLRGLQPANANNTVTDGAALFSGNCASCHQPDGSGSKNQAYPSLFNNTATGSSNPANLISAILFGVERKVGDQHVLMPNFGPLSYVNPLNDQQIAAISNYVLQQYGNPAVKVSAADVSVLRLGGPVPLLAMLQPYMAPAIGIAVVALIFMAWLLGRKRR; encoded by the coding sequence ATGAAAAAACAGGCGAAACTGACGCTATTATCCCTGCTGTTGCTCGGCGGCAGCGCCGTGCAGGCGGCGGATAACGGAGAGTTAAGCGGTGCGGCGTTGATTAAAAAAGGCGAACAGATTGCTATCTCCTCGGACTGCCAGGCCTGCCATACCAAACCCGAAGGCGGTACCCCCTTTGCCGGCGGCTATGGTATCAGTTCCCCTATGGGCGTGATTTACGCAACCAACATCACCCCATCAAACGCGGAGGGCATTGGCAGTTATAGCGAAGAGCAGTTTGCTCGTGCCGTCAGGGACGGGATCCGTGCCGATGGCACCCACCTCTATCCCGCCATGCCCTATACCTCTTATACCAGGTTGAGCGATGCGGACATCAAGGCGCTGTATGCCTACTTTATGCACGGCGTGAAGCCGGTCGATCAGAAAAATACGCTGACCGACCTGCCCTTCCCATTCAACCTGCGCTTTAGCATGGCCGCCTGGAATCTGCTGTTTCTCAAAGACGGCCGATTTGCACCCGATGCGGCCAAAAGCGAGCAATGGAACCGGGGGGCTTATCTGGTTAACGGGCCTGGGCACTGCGACACCTGCCATACCCCGCGCAACCTGCTGATGGCTGAAGACAGCAGTCAGGCTCTTGCGGGTGGCATGGTCGGCAGCTGGTACGCTCCCAATATCACGTCAGACCCGATCAGCGGTATCGGCGGCTGGAGCAACCAGCAACTGGTGCAGTACCTGAAAACTGGTCGGGTGGTCGGCAAAAACCAGGCCGCCGGTGGCATGGCGGAAGCCATCGAAAACAGCCTGCAATATTTTTCCGATGACGATCTGGCGGCTATTGCCGTTTACCTGAAAAGCACCACGCCTGTCAGAGATGCCAAGGATAGCCAGCCGGCCGACAGTTACGGCAAACCGTTGAACGTTGAGCCTCAGCTGCGCGGGTTGCAGCCTGCCAATGCCAACAACACCGTTACCGACGGCGCAGCGTTATTCAGCGGCAACTGCGCCAGTTGCCACCAACCGGACGGCAGCGGCAGCAAAAACCAGGCTTATCCTTCGCTGTTCAATAATACCGCCACCGGTTCAAGCAATCCGGCCAACCTGATCTCGGCCATACTGTTCGGGGTCGAGCGAAAGGTGGGCGATCAGCACGTGCTGATGCCGAACTTTGGCCCGCTGTCGTACGTCAATCCGTTGAACGACCAGCAGATCGCCGCTATCAGCAATTATGTGCTGCAGCAGTACGGCAATCCCGCAGTGAAGGTCAGCGCTGCGGACGTGAGCGTATTGCGCCTGGGTGGCCCGGTGCCACTGCTGGCGATGCTGCAGCCTTATATGGCCCCGGCAATCGGCATTGCGGTGGTGGCGTTGATCTTTATGGCATGGCTGTTGGGGAGAAAACGGCGCTGA
- a CDS encoding GMC family oxidoreductase, with protein MKKPEFTADGNASADIVIVGSGIVGGMMADQLVSQGYSVLVLEAGLRIERAQAVENWRNMPFDNRAGSDYQGLYPQSEFATAPLYFPENNYVALSGPSSGSFKQGYLRTVGGTTWHWAASCWRHLPSDFQMKTLYGVGRDWPISYDELEPYYCRAEEEIGVAGPNDPQQQSPVERSKPYPMDMVPWAHGDIRFAEVVNPHGYRSVPIPQGRSTHPWKGRPTCCGNNNCQPICPIGAMYNGIHHVERAEMKGAVVLAEAVVYKIDTDEQNRVTAVHWLDNKKQSHQATAKAFALACNGIETPRLLLMAANDRNPNGIANASDQVGRNMMDHSGFHCTFLAKEPLWLGRGPAQSSCLVGPRDGEFRKDYSANKMILNNINRVVPATQKALEQGLVGKELDAEIRRRAAYGVDLSISLEPLPDPNNRLTLSKTRKDAHGLPCPDIHYDVGDYVRKGAEAAHKQLEHIGQLFDAEEFNITTSLNANNHIMGGTIMGDNPADSVVDGNCRTHDHANLWLPGGGAIPSASVVNSTLTMAALGIKAADDIARVLAVKP; from the coding sequence ATGAAAAAACCTGAATTTACTGCCGATGGCAACGCCTCGGCCGATATCGTGATCGTGGGCTCCGGCATTGTGGGCGGCATGATGGCCGATCAATTAGTCAGCCAGGGCTATTCTGTGCTGGTGCTGGAAGCAGGCCTGCGTATTGAACGCGCCCAGGCCGTAGAAAACTGGCGCAATATGCCTTTTGATAACCGCGCCGGCTCCGATTATCAAGGGTTGTACCCGCAATCCGAGTTCGCCACTGCTCCGCTCTATTTTCCTGAAAACAACTATGTCGCCCTGAGCGGCCCGAGCTCAGGCAGCTTCAAGCAAGGGTATCTACGTACCGTCGGCGGCACCACCTGGCACTGGGCCGCGTCCTGCTGGCGCCACCTGCCCAGCGATTTCCAAATGAAAACCCTGTACGGCGTTGGCCGCGACTGGCCGATTTCCTATGATGAACTTGAGCCGTACTATTGCCGGGCCGAAGAGGAAATTGGCGTGGCGGGCCCTAACGATCCGCAGCAGCAGTCGCCGGTTGAACGCAGCAAACCCTACCCGATGGATATGGTGCCCTGGGCGCATGGCGATATTCGTTTTGCCGAAGTGGTTAACCCGCACGGCTACCGTTCAGTTCCGATCCCACAGGGGCGCAGTACCCACCCGTGGAAGGGCCGTCCAACCTGCTGCGGCAACAATAACTGCCAGCCCATTTGCCCCATCGGCGCCATGTACAACGGCATTCATCATGTTGAACGTGCTGAAATGAAAGGTGCGGTGGTGCTGGCGGAAGCGGTGGTCTACAAAATAGATACCGATGAGCAAAATCGGGTCACTGCGGTGCATTGGCTTGACAACAAAAAGCAGTCTCACCAGGCCACGGCCAAGGCTTTCGCGTTGGCCTGTAACGGCATAGAAACGCCGCGCCTGCTGTTGATGGCGGCCAACGATCGCAACCCGAACGGCATCGCCAACGCTTCCGATCAGGTCGGTCGTAACATGATGGATCACTCCGGTTTTCACTGTACTTTCCTGGCGAAAGAGCCGCTGTGGCTCGGGCGTGGCCCGGCGCAGAGCAGCTGCCTGGTCGGCCCACGTGACGGTGAGTTCCGCAAAGACTACTCGGCCAATAAGATGATCCTCAACAACATCAACCGGGTCGTGCCTGCCACCCAGAAGGCGCTGGAACAAGGCTTGGTCGGTAAAGAATTGGATGCCGAAATACGCCGTCGCGCCGCTTACGGCGTCGATTTATCCATCAGCCTGGAACCGTTACCAGACCCAAATAACCGCCTGACGCTGAGTAAAACCCGCAAAGATGCCCACGGTTTGCCTTGCCCGGACATCCACTACGATGTCGGCGATTACGTGCGTAAAGGCGCAGAGGCCGCACATAAGCAATTGGAACATATCGGCCAACTGTTCGACGCCGAAGAGTTCAACATCACCACCAGCCTGAATGCCAATAACCACATCATGGGCGGCACCATCATGGGCGATAACCCAGCAGACTCGGTGGTCGATGGCAACTGCCGCACCCATGACCATGCCAACCTTTGGTTGCCGGGCGGCGGCGCAATTCCTTCCGCCAGCGTGGTGAACAGCACCTTGACCATGGCAGCTCTGGGCATCAAGGCCGCCGATGACATTGCGCGGGTACTGGCGGTGAAACCATGA
- a CDS encoding sorbitol dehydrogenase family protein, which translates to MENLLSDDGELPTKNGTGFSRREVLLGLASTLLATSLLSYPFLSLAEQHTAAANPLQFARFFKISQTLSEHEDIDQGMSARIFTALHNQNDQFATQVEQLGGLLQSGQSAKQLQQLAIQAGLQTLVTAIITAWYTGTVGHGQTAELIAYKDALMYRPASDALIVPTYCGNGPLWWTAPPPAVNASL; encoded by the coding sequence ATGGAAAATTTGTTATCAGACGATGGTGAGTTACCGACCAAAAATGGAACCGGTTTCAGTCGGCGGGAAGTGCTGCTGGGGCTGGCCTCAACCCTGCTGGCAACGTCATTGCTCAGTTACCCGTTCCTCAGCCTGGCAGAACAACATACCGCGGCGGCCAACCCGCTGCAGTTTGCTCGTTTCTTCAAAATATCCCAGACATTGAGCGAACATGAGGACATCGATCAGGGAATGTCGGCGCGTATTTTTACGGCCTTACATAATCAGAATGATCAGTTCGCCACGCAGGTTGAGCAGCTTGGTGGGCTGTTACAGTCGGGTCAAAGCGCAAAACAGCTGCAACAACTGGCCATTCAGGCCGGCTTGCAGACCCTGGTGACCGCCATTATCACCGCCTGGTATACCGGCACCGTCGGCCACGGCCAAACGGCTGAGCTGATTGCCTATAAAGACGCGTTGATGTACCGCCCCGCCAGCGACGCGCTGATCGTTCCCACCTACTGCGGCAATGGCCCGTTGTGGTGGACCGCTCCCCCTCCAGCGGTCAACGCTTCCCTGTGA
- a CDS encoding DNA/RNA non-specific endonuclease, translating into MRFNKMLALVTVLFTAQASAEALESIDNCAVGCPTGGSSNVSIVRHAYTLNNNSTTKFANWVAYHITKDTPASGKTRNWKTDPALNPADTLVPADYTGANAALKVDRGHQAPLASLAGVSDWESLNYLSNITPQMADLNQGSWARLEDQERKLIDRADISSVYTVTGPLYERNMGKLPGTQKAHTIPSAYWKVIFINNSPEVNHYAAFLFDQNTPKNADFCQYRVTVNEIEKRTGLIIWAGLPDDVQASLKAKPGVLPELMGCKS; encoded by the coding sequence ATGCGTTTTAACAAGATGTTAGCTCTGGTAACCGTCCTGTTTACCGCCCAGGCTTCCGCCGAGGCATTGGAATCTATCGACAACTGCGCGGTCGGTTGCCCCACCGGTGGCAGCAGTAACGTGTCCATCGTCCGCCATGCTTATACGCTGAACAACAACAGCACCACCAAGTTCGCCAACTGGGTGGCTTATCACATCACCAAAGACACGCCGGCCAGCGGGAAAACCCGTAACTGGAAGACCGATCCGGCACTGAACCCGGCAGATACATTGGTACCGGCAGATTACACCGGTGCCAACGCGGCACTGAAAGTTGACCGCGGGCATCAGGCGCCGCTGGCCTCACTGGCGGGCGTCTCTGACTGGGAATCACTGAACTACCTTTCCAATATCACCCCGCAGATGGCCGATCTTAACCAGGGCTCCTGGGCACGGCTGGAAGATCAGGAACGCAAGCTGATTGACCGGGCGGATATCAGTTCGGTGTATACCGTGACCGGCCCACTGTACGAACGCAATATGGGAAAATTGCCGGGCACCCAGAAAGCGCACACCATTCCCAGCGCTTACTGGAAGGTCATCTTTATCAATAACAGCCCGGAAGTGAACCACTATGCGGCGTTTCTGTTTGACCAAAACACCCCGAAAAATGCCGATTTCTGCCAATATCGCGTCACGGTGAATGAAATCGAGAAACGCACCGGGCTGATTATTTGGGCTGGTCTGCCCGACGACGTACAGGCTTCGCTGAAAGCCAAACCGGGCGTGCTGCCAGAACTGATGGGTTGCAAGAGCTAA
- a CDS encoding TrkH family potassium uptake protein, translating into MVKNKQILVVIHLCSFLVFLYSLSMIPPLLVALLYKEKSVFSFFYTLVIAGSLGGLGWFSTRQAKVQLRTQDGFLIIVMFWLLFSMISALPLWLDDTLNVSLTDAMFEGVSGITTTGASVLNDVSGIPKSFLYYRSQLNFIGGLGVIVLAVAVLPLLGIGGAKLYQSEMPGPFKEERLTPRLADTSKNLWLIYLGLGLACTVAFRIAGMPWFDALCHGISTVSLGGFSTRNESLGYYDSSAVEMVGGIFSILAAVNFTLYFVAVGRRSLKPLYKNPELRFFLLVLSIIVAIVCLELYRSGMYGAKDSFVHGFFLTSSMMTDNGLATADYAKMPSHTIMLLLAASFFGGCVGSTCGGIKALRFLIMYKQSRHEINQLVHPNAVYTIKVGNAPIHDRVLRSVWSFFFLYVFFSCFFIWLLNLMGYDLVTSFATVAACINNMGLGFGETAAGFGTLSDAAKWLMCAAMLLGRLEIYPMLILCSRAFWRF; encoded by the coding sequence ATGGTCAAGAATAAGCAGATATTGGTCGTTATTCATCTTTGCAGTTTTTTAGTTTTCCTTTACAGCCTGTCAATGATTCCACCTCTGCTGGTGGCGCTGCTCTATAAAGAAAAAAGCGTTTTCTCCTTTTTCTATACCCTGGTGATTGCCGGATCGCTCGGTGGGTTAGGCTGGTTCAGCACCCGTCAGGCCAAAGTACAATTGCGTACCCAGGACGGTTTTCTGATTATCGTCATGTTCTGGCTGCTGTTTTCGATGATCAGCGCCCTGCCGCTGTGGCTCGATGACACGCTGAACGTCAGCCTGACGGACGCGATGTTCGAAGGCGTGTCCGGCATCACCACCACCGGCGCTTCGGTACTTAACGATGTCTCGGGCATACCTAAATCCTTTCTCTACTACCGTTCCCAGCTCAACTTTATCGGCGGTCTCGGCGTCATTGTGTTAGCCGTGGCCGTGCTGCCGCTGCTGGGTATCGGTGGCGCCAAGCTTTATCAGTCGGAAATGCCCGGACCATTCAAAGAAGAACGACTGACGCCACGGCTGGCCGATACCTCGAAAAACCTGTGGCTGATCTATCTCGGCCTGGGGCTGGCCTGTACGGTGGCTTTCCGCATTGCCGGCATGCCGTGGTTCGATGCCCTCTGCCATGGGATTTCCACCGTATCGCTCGGGGGATTTTCCACCCGCAACGAGAGTCTGGGCTATTACGACAGCTCGGCGGTCGAAATGGTCGGCGGTATTTTCTCCATTCTGGCGGCGGTGAACTTCACCCTGTATTTCGTCGCCGTAGGCCGCCGCAGCCTGAAACCGTTGTATAAAAACCCGGAGCTGCGCTTCTTCCTGCTGGTGCTGTCGATTATCGTGGCGATTGTTTGCCTCGAGCTTTACCGTTCCGGCATGTACGGCGCCAAGGACTCCTTCGTGCATGGCTTCTTTCTCACCAGTTCGATGATGACCGATAACGGTTTGGCCACCGCCGACTATGCCAAAATGCCCTCTCACACCATTATGTTGTTATTGGCGGCGAGCTTTTTCGGTGGCTGCGTGGGCTCCACCTGCGGCGGCATCAAGGCGCTGCGTTTTCTGATCATGTACAAACAAAGCCGGCATGAGATCAACCAGTTGGTGCATCCCAATGCCGTTTACACCATCAAGGTCGGCAACGCGCCGATTCACGATCGGGTGTTACGGTCGGTCTGGAGCTTTTTCTTTCTGTACGTTTTTTTCAGCTGCTTCTTCATCTGGCTGCTGAACCTGATGGGCTATGATCTGGTGACCTCTTTCGCCACCGTGGCCGCCTGCATCAATAACATGGGGTTGGGCTTCGGCGAAACTGCCGCGGGGTTTGGTACGCTTAGCGATGCGGCGAAATGGTTGATGTGCGCGGCGATGCTGCTCGGCCGCCTTGAGATCTACCCCATGCTGATATTGTGCTCGCGTGCCTTTTGGCGTTTTTAA
- the wrbA gene encoding NAD(P)H:quinone oxidoreductase, translating into MAKILVLYYSMYGHIETLANAVAEGARKVSGVEVTLKRVPETMPAEVFAKAGGKQDQQAPVASPQELADYDGIIFGTPTRFGNMAGQMRTFLDQTGGLWASGALYGKVGSVFSSTGTGGGQEHTISSTWTTLAHHGFIIVPIGYGAPELFDVSQTRGGTPYGATTIAGGDGSRQPSAEELAIARFQGEHVAKITAKLNS; encoded by the coding sequence ATGGCGAAAATTTTGGTACTGTATTACTCAATGTACGGACATATTGAAACCCTGGCGAACGCGGTAGCGGAAGGCGCACGCAAGGTCAGTGGCGTAGAAGTCACCCTAAAACGCGTGCCGGAAACCATGCCGGCAGAAGTCTTTGCCAAAGCCGGCGGCAAGCAAGATCAACAGGCCCCTGTCGCCAGCCCGCAGGAACTGGCCGATTACGACGGCATCATCTTCGGTACCCCAACCCGCTTTGGCAACATGGCGGGCCAAATGCGGACCTTCCTCGATCAAACCGGCGGGCTCTGGGCTTCCGGCGCCCTGTACGGCAAGGTAGGCAGCGTATTCTCTTCCACCGGTACCGGCGGTGGTCAGGAGCACACAATCAGCTCAACCTGGACCACGCTGGCGCACCACGGTTTCATTATTGTGCCTATCGGTTACGGAGCACCCGAGCTGTTTGACGTATCACAAACCCGCGGCGGCACCCCTTACGGAGCAACCACCATTGCCGGTGGCGACGGTTCGCGCCAGCCCAGTGCGGAAGAGCTGGCCATTGCCCGCTTCCAGGGTGAACACGTAGCGAAAATCACCGCCAAGCTGAATAGTTAA
- a CDS encoding LysE family transporter: protein MTELIAVVTITLLAVISPGPDFAMVSRNSLLLSRRAGVVTACGIGAGVLIHVSYTLIGVGVLIQQSLWLFTLLKMIGAAYLIYLGVSMLRNAGAATVSAGATPTAASDFAALKTGFLTNALNPKTTIFVVSLFMQVVNPQTSLAVQIGYGLFIALAHILWFSAVALLFSAPGINARLLRLRKGIDRVFGGLLITFGALLAIAGMR, encoded by the coding sequence ATGACCGAACTCATCGCTGTCGTCACCATCACTTTACTTGCCGTCATTAGCCCAGGGCCTGATTTCGCCATGGTGTCGCGCAACAGCCTGTTGCTTTCCCGTCGTGCCGGCGTGGTGACCGCTTGCGGCATTGGTGCCGGGGTGTTGATCCACGTGAGCTACACCCTGATCGGCGTCGGCGTGCTGATCCAGCAATCGCTGTGGCTATTCACCCTGTTGAAGATGATTGGCGCTGCCTACCTGATTTACCTGGGTGTCAGCATGCTGCGTAATGCCGGTGCTGCCACGGTTTCTGCCGGTGCGACCCCCACCGCCGCCAGCGATTTCGCCGCGCTGAAAACCGGCTTCTTAACCAATGCGCTGAACCCGAAAACCACCATTTTTGTCGTCAGCCTGTTTATGCAGGTGGTTAATCCACAGACGTCGTTGGCGGTGCAAATCGGCTACGGCTTGTTTATCGCCCTGGCCCATATCCTGTGGTTCAGCGCCGTTGCGCTGCTGTTTTCCGCGCCGGGCATCAATGCGCGACTGCTGCGCCTGCGTAAAGGCATAGACAGGGTATTTGGTGGCCTGCTGATTACCTTCGGTGCGCTGCTGGCGATAGCCGGGATGAGATAA
- a CDS encoding LysR family transcriptional regulator, translating into MKTDDFGEKNSRKINRPLSLGGLRCFEAAARLESFTQAANSLNLTHGAVSRAVRALEDELGIALFERRHRRVYLTAAGRTLFQASQQAFGILELTAQQLRQQAQDAPLVLSCEPTLLMRWLIPRLPAFQLAHPDIHLQLVAGGGPFSFHDGISAALRRNDFDWGDKLHSQWLFNEQVGPVCKPEMLPRFISLHAGQPQLSRDVVLLHSATRPDAWRHWAQQQSVSLEGCPEQRFDHFYFSLQAAVAGIGVAIGPWQQVRDDVAGGLLSAPFGFTLDGSGYCLLTPQEIRPGSALARLADWLKLSADA; encoded by the coding sequence ATGAAAACTGACGATTTCGGTGAGAAAAATTCACGCAAAATAAACCGACCACTGTCATTGGGCGGATTGCGATGCTTTGAAGCAGCGGCCAGGCTGGAAAGTTTCACCCAGGCGGCGAACAGTTTAAACCTGACGCACGGGGCGGTGAGTCGTGCGGTCAGGGCGCTGGAGGATGAGCTGGGTATTGCGTTGTTTGAACGTCGTCATCGGCGGGTGTATCTGACGGCCGCCGGGCGGACGTTGTTTCAGGCGTCGCAGCAGGCATTCGGCATTCTGGAGCTGACTGCGCAACAACTGCGGCAGCAGGCACAGGACGCACCGCTGGTATTGTCCTGTGAACCGACGCTATTGATGCGTTGGCTGATACCCCGCCTGCCTGCGTTTCAGTTGGCGCACCCGGACATCCATCTGCAGTTGGTCGCGGGCGGCGGGCCATTTTCGTTTCACGACGGCATCAGCGCCGCCCTACGGCGCAACGATTTTGACTGGGGTGATAAGCTGCACAGCCAGTGGCTGTTCAACGAGCAAGTCGGGCCGGTATGCAAGCCTGAAATGCTGCCGCGTTTTATCTCCCTCCACGCCGGTCAGCCGCAGTTGAGCCGCGATGTGGTGCTGTTACATTCGGCCACCCGGCCTGATGCCTGGCGGCATTGGGCTCAGCAGCAGAGTGTGTCGTTGGAAGGCTGTCCAGAGCAGCGTTTCGATCACTTTTACTTCAGCTTGCAGGCGGCGGTGGCGGGGATAGGCGTCGCTATTGGCCCTTGGCAGCAGGTGCGGGATGATGTGGCCGGTGGGCTACTGAGCGCCCCCTTTGGTTTTACGCTGGACGGTAGCGGTTATTGTCTGCTGACGCCGCAAGAAATCAGGCCGGGCAGCGCGCTGGCCCGGCTGGCGGACTGGCTGAAACTCAGTGCAGACGCTTGA
- a CDS encoding helix-turn-helix domain-containing protein — translation MQTYRIRQLRLEKGWSQEQLASIAGLSTRTVQRLENGEQASLETLTAIAAALELQIGDLNQPPQQENSDSSQAEQAIRRQVEEEGRLLRMIVRFAFIAVLLFAINWFTHPQYLWSLWAMAGMSIAVIMRATRTLLLRDFFSRWQRQRLEQKLKRLH, via the coding sequence ATGCAAACTTACCGCATCCGGCAATTACGGCTGGAAAAAGGCTGGTCTCAGGAACAATTGGCCAGCATTGCCGGGCTTAGCACCCGTACCGTTCAGCGCCTTGAAAATGGCGAGCAGGCCAGCCTGGAAACCCTGACCGCGATAGCCGCGGCGCTGGAGTTACAGATTGGCGATCTCAACCAGCCGCCGCAACAGGAAAACAGCGACAGCAGCCAGGCCGAGCAGGCGATTCGCCGACAGGTGGAGGAAGAAGGCAGGCTGCTGCGCATGATAGTGAGGTTCGCATTTATCGCAGTGCTGTTGTTCGCCATTAACTGGTTTACTCATCCGCAATATCTGTGGTCGCTTTGGGCCATGGCCGGCATGAGTATCGCGGTGATTATGCGCGCGACGCGCACCCTGCTGTTACGCGACTTCTTCAGCCGTTGGCAACGCCAGCGCCTGGAGCAAAAGCTCAAGCGTCTGCACTGA